Proteins co-encoded in one Telopea speciosissima isolate NSW1024214 ecotype Mountain lineage unplaced genomic scaffold, Tspe_v1 Tspe_v1.0072, whole genome shotgun sequence genomic window:
- the LOC122647531 gene encoding ATP synthase subunit beta, chloroplastic, with translation MRINPTTSGPGVSALEEKNLGRIAQIIGPVLDVAFPPGKMPNIYNALVVKGRDTVGQQINVTCEVQQLLGNNRVRAVAMSATDGLMRGMEVIDTGAPLSVPVGGATLGRIFNVLGEPVDNLGPVDTRTTSPIHRSAPAFIQLDTKLSIFETGIKVVDLLAPYRRGGKIGLFGGAGVGKTVLIMELINNIAKAHGGVSVFGGVGERTREGNDLYMEMKESGVINEQNITESKVALVYGQMNEPPGARMRVGLTALTMAEYFRDVNEQDVLLFIDNIFRFVQAGSEVSALLGRMPSAVGYQPTLSTEMGSLQERITSTKEGSITSIQAVYVPADDLTDPAPATTFAHLDATTVLSRGLAAKGIYPAVDPLDSTSTMLQPRIVGEEHYETAQRVKQTLQRYKELQDIIAILGLDELSEEDRLTVARARKIERFLSQPFFVAEVFTGSPGKYVGLAETIRGFQLILSGELDGLPEQAFYLVGNIDEATAKAMNLEVESNLKK, from the coding sequence atgagaaTCAATCCTACTACTTCTGGTCCTGGGGTTTCCGCACTTGAAGAAAAAAACCTGGGGCGTATCGCTCAAATCATTGGTCCGGTACTGGATGTAGCCTTTCCCCCGGGCAAGATGCCTAATATTTACAATGCTTTGGTAGTTAAGGGTCGAGATACTGTCGGCCAGCAAATTAATGTGACTTGTGAGGTACAGCAATTATTAGGAAATAATCGAGTTAGAGCTGTAGCTATGAGTGCTACAGATGGCCTGATGAGGGGAATGGAAGTGATTGACACGGGAGCTCCTCTAAGTGTTCCGGTCGGTGGAGCGACTCTCGGACGAATTTTCAACGTTCTTGGAGAACCTGTTGATAATTTAGGTCCTGTAGATACCCGCACAACATCTCCTATTCATAGATCCGCGCCTGCCTTTATACAGTTAGATACCAAATTATCTATTTTTGAAACAGGAATTAAGGTAGTGGATCTTTTAGCTCCCTATCGCCGTGGAGGAAAAATCGGACTATTCGGGGGAGCTGGGGTGGGTAAAACCGTACTCATCATGGAATTGATCAACAACATTGCCAAAGCGCATGGCGGTGTATCTGTATTTGGCGGAGTAGGCGAACGTACTCGTGAAGGAAATGATCTTTACATGGAAATGAAAGAATCTGGGGTGATTAATGAACAAAATATTACAGAATCAAAAGTAGCTCTAGTCTATGGTCAGATGAATGAACCGCCGGGAGCTCGTATGAGAGTTGGTTTGACTGCCCTAACTATGGCAGAGTATTTCCGGGATGTTAATGAACAAGACGTACTTCTATTTATCGACAATATCTTCCGTTTCGTCCAAGCAGGATCCGAAGTATCCGCTTTATTAGGCAGAATGCCTTCTGCTGTGGGTTATCAACCTACTCTTAGTACAGAAATGGGTTCTTTGCAAGAAAGAATTACTTCTACCAAAGAAGGATCCATAACTTCTATTCAAGCAGTTTATGTACCTGCGGACGATTTGACCGACCCTGCTCCTGCCACGACATTTGCACATTTAGACGCTACTACCGTACTATCAAGAGGATTGGCTGCCAAAGGTATCTATCCAGCAGTAGATCCTTTAGATTCAACGTCAACTATGCTCCAACCTCGGATCGTTGGTGAGGAACATTATGAAACTGCGCAAAGAGTTAAGCAAACTTTACAACGTTACAAAGAGCTTCAAGACATTATAGCTATCCTTGGGTTGGACGAATTATCCGAAGAGGATCGTTTAACCGTAGCAAGAGCACGAAAAATTGAACGTTTCTTATCACAACCCTTCTTCGTAGCAGAAGTATTTACCGGTTCTCCAGGGAAATATGTTGGTCTAGCAGAAACAATTAGGGGTTTTCAACTGATCCTTTCCGGCGAATTAGATGGTCTTCCTGAGCAGGCCTTTTATTTGGTAGGTAACATCGATGAAGCTACCGCGAAGGCTATGAACTTAGAAGTGGAGAGCAATTTGAAGAAATGA